The following proteins are encoded in a genomic region of Halonatronomonas betaini:
- the surE gene encoding 5'/3'-nucleotidase SurE produces MKILLVNDDGIYAEGINSLAEALIEAGHQLKVIAPDQERSAISHAITIRKPLRLFKTVSKRLGNDAYRVNGTPADCIKLALKVFEDFKPDLVISGINHGHNLGYDVYYSGTVSAAIEAYIQGYKAIAVSLSIDESKNFTAVADKLVDYLSNDDFIETLNLLDGPLNINFPDLKYSKYNGYKITTLAPHLYEDSVEERIDPAGGKYFWFRGGNKSYDDDKADINAIKNGFISITPLNLNISDDKKIDILNDNLSLD; encoded by the coding sequence ATGAAAATATTATTAGTTAATGACGATGGTATCTATGCAGAAGGAATTAATAGTTTAGCTGAAGCTTTAATTGAGGCAGGTCATCAATTAAAGGTAATTGCACCTGATCAGGAGAGGAGCGCTATCAGTCATGCAATTACTATTAGAAAGCCGTTAAGATTATTTAAAACTGTGAGCAAGAGATTAGGTAATGACGCCTATAGGGTTAATGGTACTCCAGCTGATTGTATTAAACTTGCTCTTAAGGTTTTTGAGGATTTCAAGCCCGATCTTGTCATATCAGGCATTAATCATGGCCATAACCTTGGATATGACGTCTACTATTCTGGAACTGTCTCAGCGGCAATAGAGGCCTATATACAGGGTTATAAGGCCATTGCTGTCTCACTCTCAATCGATGAATCTAAAAATTTTACAGCAGTGGCTGATAAGTTAGTTGATTATTTAAGTAATGATGATTTTATAGAAACGCTTAATCTACTTGATGGTCCTTTGAATATTAATTTTCCTGATTTAAAATATTCTAAATATAATGGCTATAAGATTACTACTCTAGCTCCTCATTTATATGAAGATTCAGTGGAGGAGAGGATTGATCCTGCAGGAGGCAAATATTTTTGGTTTAGAGGTGGCAATAAATCTTACGATGATGATAAAGCTGATATAAATGCAATAAAAAATGGCTTTATTTCGATTACTCCGTTAAATCTAAATATTTCAGATGATAAGAAGATTGATATTTTAAATGATAATCTTTCCCTGGATTAA